GGTCGGGGCGTCGCACACGAAGTGACGGCAGACGTACGCGGCCGGCCTGCCGTCCACCAGGGGCCGCCCGGCGAGCAGCGGCAGCTCGTCGCTCTCCGGCACCCCGAACGCCACCACCGCACCCGGCGCGGTCCCCAGAAGTGCCGTACGGCGCAGGGCCGTCGCGGCGGGATCACCGGACGCGCCGACGACCGCGACCTCCCGGGGCCCGTCGAGCAGCGCCTCCGCGACCGCGAGCCCCCAGCCGATGAACCGGGGCGCCCGCGGCCCCAGTGCCTTCACCACGCCCAACGCCCGCTCGGCTGCGGCGCGATGGGGCTCGGCGCCGGTCTGCGCGGCGTACGAGAGCAGAGCTCCGGCCGCCGCGCTCCACCCGGAGGGCGTCGCGTTGTCGGTGGGATCCTGCGGACGGCGGATCAGCTGCTCGGCGTCCGCCGCCGTGTCGTAGAGGGCGCCCGACTCCGCGTCCGTGAACTGCGCGAGGACGTGGTCGAGCAGGAATCCGGCGAACTCCAGCCAGACGCCCTCCCCGGTCACGGACGCCAGCGCGAGGAAGCCCTCGGCCACGTCCGCGTAGTCCTCCAGGACCCCGGCGTTCGAACCGGCCCGGCCGTCCTTGCTGGTCCGGGCGAGCCGCGCATGATCGTCCATGTGCAGGCGGACGAGGAGGTCGGCGGCGCCGATCGCGGCCTCCACCAGGTCGGGGCGGTCGAAGTAGGCGCCGGTCTCCGCGAGGGCGGCCACCGCGAGGCCGTTCCACGCCGCGACCACCTTGTCGTCCCGTCCGGGAGCGGGCCGTTCCGCCCGCGCGGCGAGCAGCCGCTCCCGCAGCGAGGCCACCTTCTCCGCGTCGACGACCCCTTCCTGCTGGGGCAGTTGGAGCACAGAGGCGCCCTCCTCGAAGGTGCCCTCCTCGGTGACTCCGAAGTACCGGGCGGCGAGTTCGGCGTCCGCGTCCCCGAGGACCTCGCGCAGCTCCGCGGGCGTCCACACGTAGTACGCGCCCTCGACGTGCCGTCCCGTGCCGTCGTCACTGTCGGCGTCCAGCGCCGAGGCGAACCCACCCTCGCCGGTGCGCAGTTCACGCAC
The window above is part of the Streptomyces sp. NBC_01428 genome. Proteins encoded here:
- a CDS encoding thioredoxin domain-containing protein, which encodes MPNRLAHETSPYLLQHADNPVDWWPWSAEAFEEARRTGRPVLLSVGYSSCHWCHVMAHESFEDEATAAYLNEHFVSVKVDREERPDVDAVYMEAVQAATGQGGWPMTVFLTPDAEPFYFGTYFPPEPRHGMASFRQVLEGVSGAWAERRDEVAEVAGKITRDLAEREMNFGDSSVPGEEDLAGALLGLTREYDATHGGFGGAPKFPPSMVIEFLLRHHARTGSEGALQMAVDTGERMARGGLYDQLGGGFARYSVDRDWVVPHFEKMLYDNALLCRVYAHLWRSTGSDLARRVALETADFLVRELRTGEGGFASALDADSDDGTGRHVEGAYYVWTPAELREVLGDADAELAARYFGVTEEGTFEEGASVLQLPQQEGVVDAEKVASLRERLLAARAERPAPGRDDKVVAAWNGLAVAALAETGAYFDRPDLVEAAIGAADLLVRLHMDDHARLARTSKDGRAGSNAGVLEDYADVAEGFLALASVTGEGVWLEFAGFLLDHVLAQFTDAESGALYDTAADAEQLIRRPQDPTDNATPSGWSAAAGALLSYAAQTGAEPHRAAAERALGVVKALGPRAPRFIGWGLAVAEALLDGPREVAVVGASGDPAATALRRTALLGTAPGAVVAFGVPESDELPLLAGRPLVDGRPAAYVCRHFVCDAPTTDPEELRATLISPNA